The DNA segment TCCCGACGGCGATGCTCGGTTCCGTCTACCCGACGACGGGCGGAAACTACCGCTACCCTGCCCGGTTCGTCTCCCCCGCACTCGCGTTCCTGGCCGCCTGGGGACTCGCGATCAGCATGTTCGGGGGCGGCCTCCCGCTGTACGCCCTGACGGCCGGGCAGTACGTCGACGCCATCGTCGCGGTCGACCCGACCGCGGTCGGCCTGGCGATGCTGACCGGCTTCTTCCTCGTGAACCTGCGAGGTATTCGGCCGGCGGCCCAGGTTCAGACACTCATGTTCGTCGCCCTCGTCGCCGCGCTCGGGGCGTTCGTCGTCTTCGGCGTCCCTGCCGTCGAGGTGGCGAACCTGCGGCCGACGTTCACGGGGGGTCCCGTCGGCCTCGTGACGGCCGCCGGCGTGCTGTACTTCGTCTGTCTGGGGGCCAACTTCGTCGTCGACATCGGCGGCGAGGTCCGCGACGCGACGCTGACAATTCCGCGCTCGTTCGCCGTCAGCGTGCCGCTCGTCCTCGGACTGTACGCGCTGCTGGGGTTCGTCGCGGTGGGGTCGGTCGGGGCCGAGGCGATGGCCGGCGAGACCCTCGCGGTTGCGGCCGAGGCGTTCCTCCCGGCGTCGCTCCGCGCTACGTTCATCGTCGGCGGCGCCCTGTTCGCCATCGCCACCAGTGTGAACGCCGTCTTCATCATCGCGCCGAAGTACGTAGCGGTGCTCGCAGCCGACGGCCTCGTTCCGCCGGCACTGGCCCGTCGGAACGAGCGGTTCGGAACGCCGCACTGGGGCCTCGCACTCGTCTACGTCGTCTCGGTCGCGGCGCTGGTCTCGCCGATTCCCGTCGATCAGTTGGGCTCCCTGCTCGGCTTCGGCGGGGCGTTCCTCGTCGTGCCGGTGATGGCCGCCGCGATCCACGTCGTTCGCCACCGCCCGTCCGGATTCGACCCGGCCGCGTTCCCGCTCTCGCCGCGACTGGTGGGAGGGATGGCCGCCTTCGCGATTCCGCTCAACCTCTGCCTGCTCGTCCTGCTGGCCACCACTGCGCCGCGTGTGTTCGCCGGGTGGCTCGCCCTCCTCGCGATCGGCGGCGTCTACTACGTCGCCCGGTCGCGACTTCGACCGCAACCGGAGACGCCGCCGGCTCTTCGACCAGAACCA comes from the Halovivax cerinus genome and includes:
- a CDS encoding APC family permease, with protein sequence MSSESGGRSGDIGLFDAVAIEVGLIVGGALFSLTGVAVAITGPGVVVAFAIAFSIAILGLVPTAMLGSVYPTTGGNYRYPARFVSPALAFLAAWGLAISMFGGGLPLYALTAGQYVDAIVAVDPTAVGLAMLTGFFLVNLRGIRPAAQVQTLMFVALVAALGAFVVFGVPAVEVANLRPTFTGGPVGLVTAAGVLYFVCLGANFVVDIGGEVRDATLTIPRSFAVSVPLVLGLYALLGFVAVGSVGAEAMAGETLAVAAEAFLPASLRATFIVGGALFAIATSVNAVFIIAPKYVAVLAADGLVPPALARRNERFGTPHWGLALVYVVSVAALVSPIPVDQLGSLLGFGGAFLVVPVMAAAIHVVRHRPSGFDPAAFPLSPRLVGGMAAFAIPLNLCLLVLLATTAPRVFAGWLALLAIGGVYYVARSRLRPQPETPPALRPEP